Proteins from a single region of Stutzerimonas stutzeri:
- a CDS encoding iron-containing alcohol dehydrogenase, which translates to MSHRIVLPRLMEVGAGASGQLARVLQELGCNRPLIVTDRMMVDLGYVARIAGQLEEAGIASQCFADTLPEPTAASIRAGVEMVRQGDFDSIVALGGGSPIDSAKAIGILGKFGGEMRDYRFPRDVREAGLPLIAIPTTAGTGSEATRFTIITDETSDEKMLCAGLGFMPIAALIDYELTLSLPPRVTADTGIDALTHAIEAYVSRKASLYSDAQALEAMHLLAPNLRAVFNEPGNRAAREAMMLGATLAGIAFSNASVALVHGMSRPIGAFFHVPHGLSNAMLLPAITAFSIPAAPERYADCARAMGVAAQTDSVKVANDKLLAELRAINQELKVPSPEQFGITRERFFELRATMARQALASGSPGNNPRVPTEAEIIDLYETVWNQE; encoded by the coding sequence ATGAGTCATCGCATCGTCCTGCCGCGCCTGATGGAAGTCGGTGCCGGCGCCAGCGGGCAACTCGCCCGCGTGCTGCAGGAGCTGGGCTGCAATCGCCCGCTGATTGTCACCGACCGCATGATGGTCGACCTCGGCTATGTCGCACGCATCGCCGGCCAGCTGGAAGAGGCCGGCATCGCCAGCCAGTGCTTCGCCGATACCCTGCCCGAACCGACCGCTGCTTCGATTCGAGCGGGCGTGGAAATGGTCCGCCAGGGCGATTTCGATTCCATCGTCGCCCTCGGCGGCGGCAGTCCGATCGATTCGGCCAAGGCCATCGGCATCCTCGGCAAGTTCGGCGGCGAGATGCGCGACTACCGCTTCCCACGCGATGTCCGCGAAGCCGGCCTGCCGCTGATCGCCATCCCCACCACCGCCGGCACCGGCTCGGAGGCGACGCGCTTCACCATCATCACCGACGAGACCAGCGACGAGAAAATGCTCTGCGCGGGCCTCGGCTTCATGCCCATCGCCGCGCTGATCGACTACGAGCTGACCCTCTCGCTGCCGCCGCGGGTCACCGCCGATACCGGTATCGACGCCTTGACCCACGCGATCGAGGCCTATGTCAGCCGCAAGGCCAGCCTCTACAGTGATGCCCAGGCGCTTGAAGCCATGCATCTGCTGGCGCCGAACCTGCGCGCGGTCTTCAATGAGCCGGGCAACCGTGCCGCCCGCGAGGCGATGATGCTCGGCGCGACCCTGGCCGGGATCGCCTTCTCCAACGCCTCGGTGGCGCTGGTGCATGGCATGAGCCGGCCGATCGGCGCCTTCTTCCATGTGCCGCATGGGTTGTCCAACGCCATGCTGCTGCCGGCGATCACCGCCTTCTCTATTCCCGCCGCGCCGGAGCGCTACGCCGATTGCGCGCGGGCGATGGGCGTCGCCGCGCAGACCGACAGCGTCAAGGTGGCGAACGACAAGCTGCTCGCCGAACTGCGCGCAATCAATCAGGAGCTGAAAGTGCCGAGCCCGGAACAGTTCGGCATCACCCGCGAACGCTTCTTCGAGCTGCGCGCGACCATGGCGCGTCAGGCGCTGGCCTCCGGCTCGCCGGGCAACAACCCGCGCGTGCCCACGGAAGCGGAAATCATCGACCTCTACGAAACCGTCTGGAACCAGGAGTGA
- a CDS encoding cyclodeaminase/cyclohydrolase family protein, with translation MGEADRPGAGQGLWQLSFAQFRHAVAERALPGCGAVTAVTADLAVALIVKALRVSAAHGGASCEALLAEARSLLGRPGAFADDDVAVFSEYLKEDEGRAPELSRQACAVPLATAHACVEALGMAERALLMVEPSLRCDVEAAVLLLSACVDAVLLNVEADMDELDAQARADVQSACERLRQQSTQLRDRLNAR, from the coding sequence ATGGGCGAAGCCGACAGGCCGGGCGCGGGGCAGGGGCTCTGGCAGCTTAGCTTCGCGCAGTTCCGCCACGCCGTGGCGGAGCGTGCGTTGCCCGGCTGCGGTGCGGTAACCGCGGTCACCGCGGACCTCGCCGTAGCGCTGATCGTCAAGGCGCTGCGGGTCAGCGCCGCGCATGGCGGTGCTTCCTGTGAGGCGCTGCTGGCTGAAGCTCGCTCGCTGCTGGGTCGTCCCGGTGCCTTCGCCGACGACGACGTGGCGGTCTTCTCCGAATATCTGAAGGAAGACGAGGGTCGAGCGCCCGAATTGTCGCGGCAGGCATGCGCGGTGCCGCTGGCGACTGCACACGCCTGCGTCGAGGCGCTGGGCATGGCCGAGCGCGCCTTGCTGATGGTCGAGCCGTCGCTGCGCTGTGATGTCGAGGCGGCGGTGTTGTTGCTGAGCGCCTGCGTCGACGCCGTGCTGCTCAATGTCGAGGCTGATATGGACGAGCTGGATGCCCAGGCGCGGGCCGATGTGCAGTCCGCTTGTGAACGCCTTCGCCAGCAATCGACTCAGCTTCGCGATCGTCTGAACGCACGCTGA
- the gap gene encoding type I glyceraldehyde-3-phosphate dehydrogenase has translation MLRIAINGYGRIGRAVVRALFERGLQDRVQVVAINDLSDHKTLVHLTRFDSTFGRFPEPVELDGESMVVRGQAIRLLAERDATQLPWKELGVDVVLECTGKFKKRALIEQHLQAGAGRVFASHPLDGGDLTVVYGVNHQLLGDQRVVSNASCTTNCLAPLAKVLHEAVGIRQGLLNTVHSYTNDQNLLDKAHSDLYRARAAALSMIPSTTGAAKAIGLVLPELAGRLDGLSVRVPTPNVSLVDLTFIAENAPESVEAINQILREGAQKMPAGVMECNEEALVSCDFNGYPASCVADLSQTRVQGELVKVMAWYDNEWGFSNRMLDVLLHWDGAKSA, from the coding sequence ATGCTGCGTATTGCCATCAATGGGTATGGACGTATCGGTCGCGCCGTCGTACGAGCGCTGTTCGAGCGTGGATTGCAGGATCGGGTACAGGTCGTTGCCATCAACGATCTCAGCGACCACAAAACGCTGGTGCATCTGACGCGCTTCGATTCGACCTTCGGTCGCTTTCCCGAACCGGTGGAACTGGACGGTGAGTCAATGGTGGTGCGCGGCCAAGCGATCCGCCTACTGGCCGAGCGCGATGCAACCCAGCTGCCGTGGAAGGAGTTGGGCGTGGATGTGGTGCTAGAGTGCACCGGCAAGTTCAAGAAGCGTGCGCTGATCGAGCAGCACCTACAGGCGGGCGCAGGTCGGGTATTCGCCTCGCACCCGCTGGATGGCGGCGACCTGACCGTGGTCTACGGCGTGAACCACCAGCTGCTGGGCGATCAGCGTGTCGTCTCCAACGCGTCCTGCACCACCAACTGCCTGGCGCCGCTGGCCAAGGTACTGCACGAGGCAGTCGGCATTCGTCAGGGCCTGCTCAACACTGTGCATTCCTACACCAACGACCAGAACCTGCTGGACAAGGCGCACAGCGATCTCTACCGCGCACGTGCCGCGGCGTTGTCGATGATTCCGTCCACCACCGGTGCGGCCAAGGCCATCGGCCTGGTGCTGCCGGAGCTGGCCGGGCGTCTGGACGGCCTCTCGGTGCGGGTGCCGACGCCGAACGTCTCGCTGGTCGACCTGACCTTCATCGCCGAGAACGCGCCGGAAAGCGTCGAGGCGATCAATCAGATCCTGCGCGAAGGTGCGCAAAAGATGCCGGCCGGTGTCATGGAGTGTAACGAGGAAGCGCTGGTTTCCTGCGACTTCAACGGCTATCCGGCGTCATGCGTCGCTGACCTCAGCCAGACCCGCGTGCAGGGCGAGCTGGTCAAGGTGATGGCCTGGTACGACAACGAGTGGGGCTTCTCCAACCGCATGCTCGATGTGCTGCTGCACTGGGATGGAGCCAAGTCGGCCTGA
- a CDS encoding alpha-amylase family glycosyl hydrolase: MSETTRTPWWMGATVYQIYPRSFADSNGDGIGDLNGVLRHLDHLQQLGVDALWLSPIFCSPMADAGYDISDYCDIDPLFGSLDDIDRLITEAHARDIRVLLDFVPNHTSDEHPWFVESRSSRDNPKRDWYVWRDQPNNWRAALGAGSAWTWDEHTQQYYLHLFLAKQPDLNWRNPEVVEAMHDVLRFWLDRGVDGFRIDVIHCTGKDPSFADDPRCQAGQPLSDFNDQPYSHEVLRGLRKLVDSYPGDRMLVGEVNIRSTERVLQYYGAGDELHLAFNFNPLDAPWDPVMFRTCIREVEHWLQPVGAWPTWVLSNHDNVRQRSRYQGSERASRAAAVMLLTLRGTPFIYQGEELGLEDAVITAETRTDPGGRDGCRAPIPWQAEPPHGWKGAEPWLPFPPDANELAAERQTGEANSMFALYQRLLAARKASPALHHGDFEELPSHPEVLAYHRHFGNDHRLVCINFSDQPHPHPHAGDWQVEIASDGIGEGDPYNGTLNPGQAVVLHPMEN; the protein is encoded by the coding sequence ATGAGCGAGACAACCCGAACACCGTGGTGGATGGGCGCGACCGTTTATCAGATCTACCCGCGATCCTTCGCCGACAGCAACGGCGACGGCATCGGCGACCTCAATGGCGTACTGCGCCACCTCGATCATCTGCAGCAGCTGGGCGTCGATGCCCTCTGGCTATCGCCGATTTTTTGCTCACCGATGGCCGACGCCGGCTACGACATCAGCGACTATTGCGATATTGATCCGCTGTTCGGTTCGCTGGACGATATCGACCGGCTGATCACCGAAGCCCATGCGCGCGATATCCGTGTGCTGCTGGACTTCGTGCCCAATCACACCTCGGATGAGCATCCCTGGTTCGTCGAGTCGCGCAGTTCGCGGGACAACCCCAAGCGCGACTGGTACGTCTGGCGTGACCAGCCGAACAACTGGCGCGCCGCGCTGGGTGCCGGCAGCGCCTGGACGTGGGACGAGCACACCCAGCAGTACTACCTGCACCTTTTCCTGGCCAAGCAGCCGGACCTCAACTGGCGCAACCCCGAGGTGGTCGAGGCCATGCACGACGTGCTGCGCTTCTGGCTCGACCGCGGCGTGGACGGCTTTCGTATCGACGTCATTCATTGCACCGGCAAGGACCCGAGCTTCGCCGACGACCCGCGCTGCCAGGCTGGCCAGCCGCTGTCGGACTTCAACGATCAGCCTTACAGCCACGAAGTCCTGCGCGGCCTACGCAAGCTCGTCGACAGCTATCCTGGCGACCGAATGCTGGTGGGCGAGGTGAACATCCGCTCCACCGAGCGCGTGCTGCAGTACTACGGCGCTGGCGACGAGCTGCATCTGGCCTTCAACTTCAACCCCCTCGACGCGCCCTGGGATCCGGTCATGTTTCGCACCTGCATCCGCGAGGTCGAGCACTGGCTGCAACCCGTCGGTGCCTGGCCGACCTGGGTGCTGTCCAACCACGACAACGTGCGCCAGCGCAGCCGTTATCAGGGTTCCGAGCGAGCCTCACGGGCGGCTGCGGTAATGCTGCTCACCCTGCGCGGTACGCCTTTCATCTATCAGGGTGAGGAATTGGGGCTGGAAGACGCGGTAATTACCGCCGAAACCCGAACCGATCCGGGCGGCCGCGATGGCTGCCGCGCCCCGATTCCCTGGCAGGCCGAACCGCCACATGGCTGGAAAGGTGCAGAACCCTGGCTGCCCTTCCCGCCTGACGCCAACGAGCTGGCAGCAGAGCGGCAGACTGGTGAAGCGAACTCCATGTTCGCGCTCTACCAGCGCCTGCTTGCCGCGCGCAAGGCCAGCCCGGCGCTGCATCACGGCGACTTCGAAGAATTGCCATCGCACCCCGAGGTGCTCGCCTACCATCGGCATTTCGGCAACGACCACCGTCTGGTCTGCATCAACTTCTCCGACCAGCCCCACCCTCACCCGCACGCCGGCGACTGGCAAGTCGAGATCGCCAGTGACGGCATCGGTGAAGGCGACCCCTACAACGGCACCCTTAACCCAGGGCAGGCCGTCGTGCTGCACCCAATGGAGAACTGA
- a CDS encoding alpha-amylase family protein, whose translation MRPLWYRNAAIYQIDPTLFRDSNGDGCGDLRGITERLDYIRGLGCTAVWLMPFYQSPFDDAGYDITDHLQVDERFGDLADIVALLEKAEELGLHVIIELVVQHTSIQHKWFQEARRDRDSPYRNYYIWADEPDDFMEPIFPTVEDSIWTWDEEAGQYYRHLFYKHEPDLDLTNPRVIHEIERIMSFWLRLGVSGFRIDAAVHMVRQAGGGELEKGYWLLEHMRDFVTMRRPETVLLGEIDTDPEKYVEYFGDEADRVTLLLDFWTNNHLFLALARQQAEPLVRALNSQPLPPSHSQYALWIRNHDELSLDRLEEDERNEVMKTFAPDENMRAYNRGIRRRLAPMLDGDERRIAATHALLFSLPGTPIIRYGEEIGMGDDLDRPERLAVRTPMQWSNEPNAGFSCTKGELAAPVIDEGPFSFEKINVFAQTLRSDSLMARTGNMIRTRIGLREIGIGKRTTVEVDDPAVFAIRHDNGSTVLMLVNLADQETTVEITDDDLQDMVDVLADCNYDQPEGTPLKIRLGPYGYRWLRRKQQLFG comes from the coding sequence ATGCGCCCACTTTGGTACCGCAACGCGGCGATCTATCAGATCGACCCCACTCTATTTCGTGACAGCAACGGCGACGGCTGCGGCGACCTGCGCGGCATCACCGAGCGCCTCGACTACATCCGCGGCCTCGGCTGCACGGCCGTATGGCTGATGCCGTTCTATCAATCGCCATTCGACGACGCGGGCTACGACATCACGGACCATCTACAGGTGGACGAACGCTTCGGTGATCTGGCCGACATCGTCGCGCTTTTGGAGAAGGCCGAAGAGCTGGGCCTGCACGTCATCATCGAACTGGTAGTGCAGCACACCTCCATCCAACACAAATGGTTTCAAGAGGCGCGCCGCGACCGCGATTCGCCCTACCGCAACTACTACATCTGGGCCGACGAGCCCGACGACTTCATGGAGCCGATTTTCCCGACGGTCGAAGACAGCATCTGGACCTGGGACGAGGAAGCCGGCCAGTACTACCGCCATCTGTTCTACAAACACGAGCCTGATCTGGACCTGACCAACCCGCGGGTCATCCACGAGATCGAGCGGATCATGTCGTTCTGGCTGCGCCTGGGCGTTTCCGGTTTCCGCATCGACGCCGCGGTGCACATGGTGCGTCAGGCAGGCGGCGGCGAACTGGAAAAGGGCTACTGGCTGCTCGAGCACATGCGCGATTTCGTGACCATGCGACGGCCTGAAACCGTGCTGCTGGGCGAGATCGACACCGACCCGGAAAAGTACGTCGAATACTTCGGCGACGAGGCCGATCGCGTCACCCTGCTGCTGGACTTCTGGACCAACAACCACCTGTTCCTCGCACTGGCGCGGCAGCAGGCCGAGCCTTTGGTTCGCGCCCTGAACAGCCAACCGCTGCCACCGAGCCATTCGCAGTACGCGCTGTGGATTCGCAATCACGACGAGCTGAGCCTTGATCGGCTGGAGGAGGATGAGCGCAACGAGGTGATGAAGACCTTCGCCCCTGACGAGAACATGCGCGCGTACAACCGCGGTATCCGCCGGCGACTCGCGCCCATGCTCGATGGTGATGAACGCCGCATCGCTGCCACCCACGCCCTGCTCTTTTCACTGCCCGGCACACCAATCATCCGCTACGGCGAAGAAATCGGCATGGGCGATGACCTCGACCGCCCCGAGCGGTTGGCCGTACGCACGCCCATGCAGTGGTCCAACGAACCCAACGCCGGATTCTCCTGTACCAAAGGTGAGCTGGCCGCACCGGTTATCGACGAAGGCCCATTCTCCTTCGAAAAGATCAACGTGTTCGCCCAGACCCTGCGTAGCGACTCGCTGATGGCGCGCACCGGCAACATGATCCGCACCCGCATCGGCCTGCGCGAGATTGGCATCGGCAAGCGCACGACCGTCGAAGTGGATGATCCGGCGGTGTTCGCCATCCGCCACGACAACGGCTCCACGGTGTTGATGCTGGTCAACCTGGCAGACCAGGAAACCACGGTGGAGATCACTGACGACGACCTGCAGGACATGGTCGATGTACTTGCCGACTGCAATTACGACCAGCCGGAAGGCACGCCGCTGAAAATCCGCCTGGGCCCGTATGGCTACCGCTGGCTGCGGCGCAAACAGCAATTGTTCGGATGA
- a CDS encoding 3-keto-disaccharide hydrolase, translating into MILDATQWHAWHGAGFPDDSWYREDDQLCAIVGAPRVDLVSREQYGDFILRFEYALPVGGNSGVFYRVDESAGLAWHSGPEMQLLDDAVHPDGKQPTTRNGALYGLLAPEQETQIEAGSFMEALLIVREGTVEHWLNNRKVLGYRLDDPALRTLIESSKFADKPLFARSPVGHIVLQHHGEAVRFRRLSIEVLS; encoded by the coding sequence ATGATTCTCGATGCAACGCAGTGGCACGCCTGGCATGGCGCCGGCTTTCCCGACGATAGCTGGTACCGCGAAGATGATCAGCTCTGCGCCATCGTCGGCGCACCCAGAGTCGATCTGGTGTCTCGCGAACAGTACGGCGATTTCATCCTGCGCTTCGAATACGCCCTGCCGGTGGGCGGTAACTCCGGCGTGTTCTACCGGGTCGACGAAAGCGCCGGGCTCGCTTGGCATAGCGGACCGGAGATGCAGCTGCTCGATGATGCCGTGCACCCCGATGGCAAACAGCCAACCACGCGCAACGGCGCACTGTACGGCCTGCTGGCGCCGGAGCAGGAAACGCAGATCGAGGCGGGCAGCTTTATGGAGGCGCTACTGATCGTGCGTGAAGGTACCGTCGAGCACTGGCTGAATAACCGCAAGGTGCTCGGTTATCGCCTGGATGACCCGGCTTTACGCACGCTGATCGAGTCCAGCAAGTTCGCCGACAAGCCGCTGTTCGCCAGGTCGCCGGTTGGGCATATCGTCCTGCAGCACCACGGCGAGGCCGTGCGTTTTCGCCGCCTGTCGATCGAAGTGCTGAGCTGA
- a CDS encoding xanthine phosphoribosyltransferase, producing the protein MEQLKDKIRSQGIVLSDRVLKVDAFLNHQIDPVLMQAIGQEFARLFRDAGITKIVTIEASGIAPAVMAGLELGVPVIFARKHQSLTLQDNLLTATVYSFTKQVESTIAVSTQHLSSNDRVLIIDDFLANGKAAKGLISIINQAGASIAGLGIVIEKAFQAGRQELEEAGYRVESLARVASLANGEVQFID; encoded by the coding sequence GTGGAACAGCTGAAAGATAAGATTCGCAGTCAAGGCATCGTGCTTTCCGACCGGGTACTCAAGGTCGACGCGTTCCTCAACCACCAGATCGATCCCGTGCTGATGCAGGCGATCGGGCAGGAATTCGCCCGTCTGTTCCGCGACGCGGGCATCACCAAGATCGTCACCATCGAGGCTTCCGGTATTGCGCCGGCAGTGATGGCCGGCCTGGAGCTGGGCGTGCCGGTGATCTTCGCCCGCAAGCACCAGTCGTTGACCCTGCAGGACAACCTGCTCACCGCCACGGTCTACTCCTTCACCAAGCAGGTGGAGAGCACCATCGCCGTGTCCACCCAGCATCTGTCGTCGAACGACCGTGTACTGATCATCGATGACTTCCTCGCCAACGGCAAAGCGGCCAAGGGGCTGATCTCGATCATCAACCAGGCCGGGGCGAGCATCGCCGGCCTCGGTATCGTCATCGAAAAAGCCTTCCAGGCCGGGCGCCAGGAGCTGGAGGAAGCTGGCTACCGCGTCGAGTCGCTGGCCCGGGTCGCTTCGCTGGCAAATGGCGAAGTGCAATTCATAGACTGA